A stretch of DNA from Coccidioides posadasii str. Silveira chromosome 1, complete sequence:
TGATGGTTTCGTACTGCGCTGGGAGGATATGTCCAACTAATCCCCAATGTATGCACAGGGAGTGCCGGCCACCGTTGCTATGAGAGCGATATGGTTCCGGGGAAATATTTACATGCGGGAGTTTTTATGAACAAAATGCAGACTTTTGGCTTTTTAGCCTTGGTTTAGGCCCACGGCTCTAAGCAAAAGTGAACCGCAGAAACGGAAGAAATTATGGGATTGAGTGGGTGCGGATACCCACGGTGAAGTTGTACGAGAAGCACCGCTGAGCGAAATAAAGCCTGGTTTCACAGGTGAAACTGACGGGTCTTGATCTCTCTTCGAGGAATATCCACATTGAGGTCTCCAGGTATTGTTCTTGTAGGACTCTGGCCTGTCTGAGTCACAACCACCAGCTCTGGGATTCTGCGGCTGGTTGAGGACCCCGTTCGTCCCGTCATCGCCACGGGCCAGCAATAACTAGTTGCCGTGATCGGGGACAATGGGCCAGCCGCTCGAATTAGACAAGTTTCGTGGATTTGGCCAATCAGAGCATGTGTTCCGGGTAAAATGCCGATTCGCCGTGACCGCTGTCATCGCTGGTGTGATGTCACGGCAGAGTATTACTCGTGGTTGTGTTTCCAGGATGCTCTTTTGAGGTCGCTCTTAATATGCATCAAAGTCCAATTGCTCCAGCACACATACCGCATAGCATAGCCTCGGATTCATATGCTTTTGACCTCTGCGCTGGTACCTTGAAAGTTGCAAGCCGTCAGGCGATATTTTCTCGACACGACAGCATTCTCTCACGGACCAGACATCCCAGACCCAAATCCCCCTAGTTATATATTTAGTCGCAGCGTTTAGAGTCGAAAAACTACTCCCGTATGGCAGACAGAAAGCAGCCCGGCGAACACTCGGTGTCCTTTTCAGGCCTAGTTAGGGCTTAGGGCTAGGGCCCCTCCGTTATCGGGCCTGGAACGGCATTAGCCTGTTTAGGGTTAGCGCCGGTAGCGGCAATCCCTGGGATGTCCGCGTCTAGCCGCCGCCGGCCGGGTCAGGTGGTCCTTATCTTATCGCCGCCATCGCCGACGATCACTCGGCCTGAACTATCCGCTGGGGAGTCGGAGCTGAGGGCGAGACGCGACGAAAGCACCCAGAACCGCATCCGGAGCGGGCCGAACTCCAGTCACGCCCGTGTTGCCAATCTTGGTGTTGTCCAGAATATTTTTTACAAATTGAcggcccaaaaaaaaagaaataaatacGCCGTTGGAGTGGAGAGGATCTTTACGTAACTGACCGATACTGCATGCCCACCTCCAGGATGCATCAAGGCACAAGGGAACCACCGGATAATGCATATATGCCGTCTCGCCTCTATTCCGAGCCACTCGCTTGATGCAGCGAACTGTATGTGTGTATGCACATAGAACCACTGGTTAGAGTAACAAGCAGCCAGCTTGGTAACCAAACACGCCCATGCAAAGGAAGCAAACCCCCACAAGCTCGTCCTCCATCCACTCCAGTCAATGCCTTACTTCGTTTCTTCGCTGCAGAACGGGTCGACGGACGGGTCCTCGTTCCGCACATATTCCAAATAATGAGACAGCACATCCACCTTCTCCTTGCCGTAAAGATGTTCAACGAAGGCCAGCATCCCATCTATCCCCGCACTAATGCCCGAGGTGGTCCAGATATTCCCGTCAACAACCCAGCGCGCCCTTTCGACCCAATTAACCTTGGGGTAAGCAGCCGCGACCTCGCCAAAAGCAATCTTGTTGGAGGTCGCCTTTCTCCCTTCCAGGATGCCCGCGTGGGCTGGGATCTTGGAGCCGGTGCAGATCGTGAAGAGGTACTGCAATCCCGGATACAAGTCTCGAGTGAGCTTGGAGACTGGCTCGAGCACTCTCGGGTCTCGATTCCCCGTGCCACCCGGGATGATGAGGACGTCAATGTTTTCTGGCGGGTTGGCGTAGGTGTGCGTAGGGACCACACTCTGGAAGAATGCCGGGTTGAATATCAAACCCTGCCGGGGCAGAGCATTGATGCTGACGGGGTCCAAGCTTGGGCCGATGATGGAGAGCTTAATTGGCTTGTCTCTCCCGAGTACATTGAGGACGTCAAGGGGTCCAAAGGCGTCTAGAGCTTGGAAACCCGGGTAGAGGATTATGGCGTAGTGGACTGGGAGTTTGTCTAGAGAAGAAGTTAGTCCCCATTGCCGCAGTCTCAGAGAGGAGGCAGGTATACCAGAAGGGTTCCCCGTACCTGATATGTTGTCCATGGCGCTGGCTGCGAGATAGAGAGAATGATTATCAGCAGTtatttaactagttagttactACAAGTAATGACCGAGAAAGATAGCGATTTATGAGATGAGAGGGAATGTTCCAACCAGAGGAATGCAACCACCAGTGAAGAAAAGGGAATGGCTTTCAAAGAGGGAGCCAGACAGGATGATATACTATCGATATCTCAATATTTGCTATGCATCCATTCTTTCAATTCCATAAATACATGCATAGAGCTGGCCGGGTTCTCTCTGTAGCTATGTATTATGTATTAAAGGACGACGGGCCCAGACTTCTCAGTGTACACACGTGCACGGCGAATTTCCCAAGGGTCAAAGCACTGAGGAACGGGGGGGGAATCAAAGATCGACTCACCTCGAAGGTCTTTGGAGCCAccaaacaagaaaagaaagtaaaaacGATGATGCTATCCGAATTTGAACTATTTACGACAGTAGATTGTTCCGGACGAACTCCTGGAAGATAAAAGACTCATCGTCCGTGGCGTCAACGCCCTTCAGCACGAACTAGCGAGCCAAAACTCAACGAGGTGTTTACCATTCACTAGCTCGGTTCAAAGCCTCGTCGCCCGACTTGTGCCTCACACCAACAGTGACCACTTAAACGTCGCAGGAGAAATCGACACGAGATTCCCCCACCTTTGCTCGAGGCACGACAATGGAGAATCTTCCCGAAAAGCCGTCGTTGCTTCGGCTACCATACTCTGTCCGGCGAGAGATCTACAGCCTGCTCGGAGTGGTGGGCGTTGATACCAGGTTGATGGCACTTGGCCACAAAGTGCACCGGCCCTGGGCTGGTCAGTGGTGCTCTCTAAACCGCAGCTTTTGCGTTGCGAGATTTCGCTGCGCTGGCTATTGTTACCATATGCAAAACCAGTTGTTTTATGTCTCTCGCGACGTGTCTGCGGATGCTTTGCACGCGTTCTACTCTGAGAATAAATTCGCGGTTTCGAGCGAGAAACCCCTTGTTTTCAAGGTCGTGGGCGGGAATGCGTTGTCAGCCCTGCGTCGACTTACGTTGCAGCTGAATCTCCGCCCCACGCGATGCCCTTGTGGCCGAACCTGCGATGATGCACCGCTGAATCGGATGTTCGATGAGAAGATGCCGCTCCAAGAGCTGGCGCCTTGTCTCAATTTGGTTGTCCAAGAGTGGCGGGATACTCTATATCACCTCGGAGCCCACATAGCGGCTGGCAAACTGAACCTACAAATCAATTTCGCCCCTCAATGCTTTTATCCTGCTGTTGTGCTTCAGTCATTAAGGCTGTCTTTAGCGCCCTTGCTGGAATTCCCACGTCTGAAGAACTGCTTAATTTCCCTGCCCAACGCGGACCGGCGGCTTCAGCCGTGGGTAAAGCGTCTGGTTCTCATGACTACAGGGCAACTTGATGATATAGACCCCCCTTTCCCTTTCGCCAAACTCCCTCCAGAGCTTCAGCTGAAAGTTTTGGAGCATGCGGGGCTCATTTCGGATACCACTCTGGTAGTATCATCAAATGGTTTCATTCCCCGGCTCTGCTGGGGCGGTGCTTGCTTCTCGAGGGACGATTTTTTCTCCTGTTGTTCCCTGACAAGCAGCTATTATGTAAATTGCGATCCCTGCTGGGTGCTCCCCAAGGAGCTATTCGATGTCAACCGGCGGATAAGAGCGCTATCTAGATATATTTTCGTCTCTCAGAACCGCTTCATCATCAGTCCGCTCATCGTACCCGAACTAAAGCCCGGTTGGAGCCCCATGTGCTTATCCATAGACGACCTTCCACATCTCAGATTCCTCACTCTCGAGTTCACTGGCATCGACGGAAATACCCATCTACCTGGCCAACCCAACACTCTTGCCTGGGAACGCTTCGTCGACTCGGCGGTAAACAAACTTACACTACCAGCACTGACTTTGATGGTCAGGATGTTCCATGAGGACCTTGATTATCTGCCAAATGGCGTCATCTACGATGATGATGCTCAGATGGTAGCTGCATACAAAGCTGCGTGTCAGCGCATCTTCGACCCGCTGGCACATGCATTGAAGGGCCAGGAGCATGGTCTTAAGAGGCTCTTTGTTGCTATCTCCTCGCCGATCGAAAACCTCAAGGTTAGTGGCGTCCGTGATTATGAACGGGTCCTGGAACGGTCGGTCATGGGCGTAGACTACGATAGTCATGCTCTGGGTTGGGATGTGCTGAGACGGAGGGTAATCTGACTTTTTCTTTActcccctttttcttttctttttttttttcgggaCTTAGTTATGTGACTTGAGTAAGTGTTCTGCGAAATATGCCAACTTTGCGGGTTGCAATTCTGACTCAGTCAACAACGAAGTATGGGGCATTCATTATTTCCTGGTTCAAATTGAGAGCGGACATATCTTCACCAAGGAGTGAGAAGTTGATAAATACACCTGGATAAACAAGATCCCAAACATATATCCATCATTGAATTTATATCTCAAACAGGCCTATAAAAGTGCCATATTCAATCCAAAGATGTATTGAGGAACGATATCTAGACTGCAGTGTTTCTTCTCAAAATGGTGATCGTTCTTCTTGCACGCTAATTGACCATTCTTCATGAACAAACTACAGCTGGGGCAAAGACAGATGGCTTCCAGATACCCTTCTTTTTCAGGATGCACAGACATATTACTCTCAAGAGTAAGAGAATAAGTCTGACTGGTGGAGGATCAGTACCAAATAAGCATATTCACATAAATTCAACGGGAGGcaaccctctctctctcacagcATCATTAACATCTCTGCGCACTTTCTGGAGAGCAGTCTTCCAAGCTTCTAGCGACTGGTGTTGGTCAACCGACCCAAAATCTACTACTTCATTTTTGTCTTTCTCATCGTCCCCGGCACTATCCAACAACCAAGCCAACCATTGTGCCACAGCAACAGCCTTCGACACGTCTCTTTCCTCAAGAATAACACGCTTCAAATACTTGGTAAGGGCATCCACATCTTCCTCAAAGGGTCCCTCTCGCTTGAATAACTCGTACCACTCGCTTAGTGCTTCACGCAGCTCTGGTAGTGAAGAAAGCTTTTTTGAAGTAAATGTCGGCTTTGGCGGCCGGGGTGCGAATTCGAGGAGCTTTTGCTCTGGAGGGCGGTCTGTAGGCTTACTTAACGGTTTGCGAACTGTAGGTAAATTGAGTCCGGATCGCTTCTGGAGACGTGATCGTTTGTGTTCCTCGATGACTTCGCGACGGATGTCTTCTGGTAAGGCTAAGAGAAACTCTTCGGAAATATCATCTGCACATTCTTCAACAACCGATGATGTGCTTGGATTTTCATCTGCTGGAGCTGTAGACGAGGACGGTCGAGAAACGATGAAGCTTGATTGAGTCAGAGTAGACTTGGCATTAGATTTACTGGCAACCTGCCGGCCACGAGTGCGGCCAGCACGGGGCTTGGTAGGAGTAAGCTTTGTCTTTGGCCGTATGTTACTATTTGCTTCGGGGGATGCATCGCATGGAAGCGATGGGAGGGATTGCTGATAATAAGCCAGTATTTCCGCTCGTAAATCTTCGGGCAGGGCATCTAAAGTTTCCGGGTCCACCTGCGACTGAGGAGGCAGTGCAAAAGGTGCCTGGGGTTTCAGGGGGCGTTTGGCAAGAGTTATTGGTGTTTGCTGCTGTTTGCTCATAGAGACAAATTTGGACCGAATATCTCCAGGAAGCTCAGAAAGCACTTGAGAATTAGCTTGTGAAGGCATAATAAACTGAGTTCCAGTGATATTCATCGGTCTTTGTGATCCATCGTTAAGTTCTGGCGCAGTTTGGACGGATACATAAGACTCCGTTTTACTCGGGATGGGTATTTCGTCCAAATCCTGGGAGGGCCTTCGTTTTTGAGGACTACAAGGGGCGAAGTTGAGCTGACGCTGGCTGCTGTGTATCCCACCAGAAGGATCATGTTTGATGGACTCCAATTTCGTCATTTGTACTCCAAGTCCTCTCAGATTGCCGGGGGAAAAGTTGAAGCTCCTGAGGATTGAAACGGCTTCCTTACCAAGTACCTCACTGGAATTGGTTGCTACACCTAGCAAAACGCTTTTGTTGAACATATCACACTTGCCGTGTCCGAGGTGCTTCGGAGGACCCAGGGGTGCATCAAGAGCTCGTCGCATAATCCTCATCGTCAGCTGCTTCCCTTTTACCCCGTTCTCCATAAGTCGTCGATGCAACTCATCACACAAGCTTTGCACGAATTCTTCTACCTGCGCTTGCGTGACGAAGCGAATTCCCCAGTTTATTTCTGCGGATACAGATTTTCTGGGTGCGACGTCTCCAACATCTGCGTTATCAATGCCGCGAGCATAGTCCCATAGTTTGGCTCCAGTTTTTGGACCGAGACTCGAGGTAAGCCTCTCCCTAGAAAGCTCGCGGATATCTTTAACAAACTTCACCCCAAGCTCCTCGAGTTTAGCTCCTAAGCTACACGCTACCCCGGGAAGCTGCTGCACCGTAAGTTCCCCGATAAACTCAAGAACCGCTTCTGGCTTCAGCTGGAACTGACCAGCTGGTTTGGCTTCCCGCAATGCCAATTTGGCCTGCAGAATATTTCCTCCAATGCCTACGGACACATCGCATCCAGTCTTCTGTTTAACTGAATCCCGTAAAGTTTGGGCAATTTCATCAGCTTTTGCCTGCTCTTTCCAGATAGAGCCTTCCGATATACCTTTGCCTCCAGAACCCCCGGCCTCAAGGCAGAGCTTAGTGATATCGACAAGAGCTTCATCAATACTGACGCTTTGTACGATGCCGTCAATATCAAGTATTGCCTCGTAAAATTTCCTACTCGCGTCTTCGTAGGCGGCAAAATCGTAAGGAAGAACTTTAAGATCGGGACACATCTGCAAGGCTCCCTGCATCCACATTCCGTTTTGTATACCGAATGCCCGCGCGGGATAGTTGCAACTCGCAATCTCAGACCCTGCTCCTGTACCGTGGGCGATGGCCACAGGCTTATCCGCAAGCTCGGGGTGCTTGCGAATGGAAACAGCGGCAAAGAAACTATCGAAATCGACATGAAGTACGTACCGTCGTGATCCCTGAACGTGTTTTTTGGGTGTCCGAAGGGATGAAACTTTAGCAAGGGTCGCCTCTTGGAGCTTTGCTTTCAACTCGGCTTTCCAGGTAGAAAGGTGGTGAAGACGCGACTCTCGATAATACTGCCGAATAAAATCGGGATTAACGCCGCTTGAATCACGCATATGTGGATTTGAGAGTAACTGTGCGTTATACTCTTCAGGAGTCATGTTATCTTTGGTCTTCTCCAAAGGTTCTTGTCGCGGTTCGTCCGTGTCTTCCAGGTGAACTGCTACCTCGGCATCATCTGAAGTCGTCCTATTCTCTACTGGAATAGAATCGTCAAATCCCTGCCCTTGTTGCGCTATATTAGTAGAGGCCTTAGTCCTAAATACACTGTCACCAACATCTCCTACAGTTTTGGGTGAAGGCGTAGGAATTGTACTATTCTCGAACCCCTTGGCGTCGGGATAGCGTGGGGCAAGACGTGCTGTATACCAGCTGGATTCTGTTTGATCCCGATAACTGGACGACTGTGTCCTGGTCTGGCTCACGATCTGGCCATTGTCGCTAAACTTGAGCACCTTCTGAGACGCTCCCTCGTCCACAACCCTAAACGAATTCCAGGGAAGAAGTCGGCCAGCATTTATACTTTCCAGAACCCACGCTGGTTTTACGACACGATATTTCCGGAATTCTTCGCGCTTTTTGGGTGTCAAGGAACTTGCGATGATATGGGTAGCCGCCGTCTTCGAGTCAAGGTACTGGAGGAAAGCTCCACCGTGGCTAACGATAAGGCGATGAAGATCATTTAGGGACGGTTGTGTGTAGCCATTTACATGTGCAACCACACCTTGAAAGATCGGAGGGTTGTTCGGGGAACTCGATCGTATCTCAGCGTCCAAGTTCTGCAATTTCAACTTTTTGCGACgaaagtattctccaaaTCCGCCGAAACTTGAAGCTCCGTACTCCTCgccttcttcatcttcaaacaCGTCTGCAGAAATGTCAGCCAATTAGCCGGTTTATATCAATATCTCGGCGGCCCTTACGGTTCTCAATCCTCTTCCGAACTGCGTTGGATCCTGATTCCAATCGAGAGCCCATGGTGGGGCCAAGAACGCGCAAGAAACATAACCAGACCACCAACAGAAACAAAAGATCAAGAGAGCAACGCAGCCCTTCGTCGTCCTCTCATCATCACAAGCGGAGAGATGCGCCTTTTGGTCTCAAGTCTACAACCTTTGTCGTCGACTTGGCCGAGCCCCGTGGCGAGTGTGGCCGTTGTCTCTTACATAAACCGCAGCCACGCGACTGGTCGACGCGACCAGCAAGCGCAGTCATGTGACTCTGATGTATCACGTGGGAGCTAATCGCGGCTCTGCACAAGTGGGTCCTGAACTAGTGCCGAAGTAGACTAGTCTTGTGGGCGGATCCACAGCGGGTCTTCAGATTCTGTTTACTTCGaattttcatttttcatcctttttttttttttttttttttttttccctcctctcCCTTTTTCAGCTGCAGCTCGAATCTTTTCCTGCTCTTCAGCCACCTTCATTTCCAGCAGGATAACCGCCTGGTCACTCGCTCAATTGCCCCAGTAGAGAATAGTCATCCCACGGTTCATCCATAGACGGCCCGTTAAATTCTGCGATCATGTCTGGAACTCAGCCTGTCGCGTTGTACGCGGCGAAGGTCCCGCCTGGTGGTATCCTCGTTCCCGCGGTGCCCAATGCTTCAGCAATGGTATATCTTTTAGGTCTCTTTCTGGAAAACTGTGGGCATATTGAAATACTAATTTGAAATGAGCAGTTTCGTGTTACTATGGCGGCAATCGACCCCGATGCTTTGCCAGAGCTCGAGGACGAAGCTAGCGCACATAAGCCACCACGAGCGACATTGAAGATTGTTCGACCTCCTCCAGGATTGGATCTAgacgatgatgaagatgatgaggaCTACTCCGATattgaggatgatgatgcgTCTTCCGACGACGAGGCGAATGGTGGGCCAAGTGATCCTACCAAGGCAAAGCTGGCCAAGCAGGCTGCCAAGCTCAAAGAAATGGAAGGTGCGATGGATGAGGACGAAGATGACTCCGATGGAGATGATATCGATCTCAAGGCCGCTATCTCTAAGCTGATCAAGGGAAAAGGCAAGGTCACTGATGATTCTGGCAGTGAGGGATCTGATGACTTGGAATTGGAAGAAGTGGTCGTTTGCACATTGGACCCTGAGAAGGTAAGCTTTAATCTCATCTACCAATCTGCTATTTTATCATGTATTGACACAtccctttctcttccttcgCAATCGCAGAACTACCAGCAGCCACTTGACTTTGTTGTTGCCGAAGACGAACGCATTTTCTTCAAGGTAACAGGTACTCACACAGTTTATCTCACCGGAAACTACGTCCTTCCTCTCGATGAACGTGATGACGAGGAAAgtgaggaggaagatgatgaatACGACCTGTCCCCGGATGAAGATGAGCTCGCCCTCCTGGAAGGGGATGAAGAGGAGAGCGATGATCTCGATGACCTGGAAAATCCTCGAATTATGGAAATCGAtactgatgaagaagagaaacTCTCAACAAAGACTCCTAAAAAGGGCAGTAAGGGAAAAAACAAGCGACTAGCAGAGGATTCAGATGAGAATCTCGACGATATGATGTCCAAATCCATGAAACCCGCCACCAACGGAGAGCAGCCCCTCAGCAAGAAGCAACAAAAGAagctcaagaagaataatggGGAGGCAGCCGAGGTGGCACAGAAACCCGCAGAGGCCAAGCAGTCTCCAGCTGCTGGAAAGTCGGACAAGAAGGTCCAGTTCGCCAAGAATCTCGAACAGGGTCCAACTGGCTCCACCCATCAGAAAAAGGAGGCTACTAAGCCAGAAATCATCGTGAAGGAAGTCCAGGGTGTCAAGATTGAAGATAGGAAGCAAGGAAAAGGTCCTGCCGCCAAGAGGGGCGACAGGGTGTCGATGCGTTACATTGGCAAGCTTGAGAACGGGAAGGTATTTGATTGTAAGTGGTCCTTGGTTTATTGGACGTAGAACCAGTACCTTGCTGACAGTCGCCGTTGCAGCCAACAAAAAGGGGAAACCGTTCTCGTTCAAGGTCGGTTCCGGCGAAGTGATCAAGGGGTGGGATATCGGCATCCCCGGAATGGCCGTTGGCGCTGAGCGAAGAATCACCATCCCACCGCATCTCGCATACGGCAAGATGGCGCAGCCTGGAATCCCCGCCAACTCGAAACTTGTCTTTGACGTGAAACTCCTCGAAATCAAATAGATTTCCTGTGTTAATTGTGTTGCTATTCCCACAGTTTCATTTCGTTCCTGTTGAGACTAGGTAacctgctgctgctgtcttCACAGTGCTAATTGTTTTGtataaaaaaagaacaagctcATCCCTCGGCGTTTTACTTGTCACATTTAACATTCTACTGTTCGTGTCGAGACATCTGCCGCGGCTTCAAGGTGCACTCACCTGGGCATAGGGAAGGATTCTCGCGCAGGGAGTTGGGAGACGGGCCTGGATATTACCGAGTGGGTTCCTGTTCTTTGAGTAGTTAATACTAGTATGATCTGAGACAAAAGATTTCTTCATGTTTTATGCAGGATACATTGATTCTAGTTAGCCACAGTGAGTCCTAATTTTTCTATCCTTCTCTTTGGCCGTCCAGGGCAACGGGAGGTGGTTAGGTTGGTGACTGTGAAGTTTTGAGATCCAGGTTTTGTTGTTTACAACCTCTCCTCACCACTCTCTGATCACCTGCATTCAATTCCAAGTTGCAACAGCAAAAAGCTGTTGGAGGAAAACTAAAGTCTCTGATGAACCATTTTCCATTCCAGACCAAAGATGCATCTGAACAGCCCATTGGCGGATCTTGTTTCCCTCTATTCGCAGTGCTTTGATGCTATCTTGGCCTCCATCAGATGGCTGCCAATGAGTACACACTCCGGCTGTGGAAGCCAATGTGCCCCATGGAGCTGCCAGAATACATGCACCGTCTCTTTAACCGTTCAATGCGGTACTGCGAAAGCGCCTTCCTCGCGTCATGAAGCGGTCTCGGCTTCCCGCTGCTGATGGAGGCTTGTTCCTTCTTTCGAGTCGAGGCAAAGACGCTCCTTGACGACGGCTTACTTCGAGATGGCCGTTTTCAGGCTTCATTTACTTTGCTGTGTCTCTGTGCTTTGAATGAAGCACTCTGCATGCGTTATCACTTTGATTAGGCGCTAGGGGTGAGCTGGGCTAATCCAGGCCCTCTGCTGGCTCTCGTTCTCTATATTCATAACATACTGCTCCTACGACGTTATAATGGTCGTTCGACGGAGAGCTACCTTCTCCGAGACACTCTTTGAAAATCTCGCACAACAGAAACCTACTGAGCCTGAGGTAGAAAACCCGGAGCATTCAGTCAACTCGGTGACGTCGACTTCGGAAAGCTCGAGTGGAACTTCTCGAAGTAGAGACAGTGTTCGACGCTTCTTGAAGAGGAGCAGGTCGAAACTGTTGTCGATGTTAAGACTTCGGAGCAACTGCAGTGGCACAGGTATAATTTCCGTCTGATATTATCATTACAATGCTTGGTATTGACTCTATCCCAGGAGAAAAAATGACACTCCCTCGCCAGCCAGAGCACAGTTCACAAAAAGTTAGGGCAAGCTATGACCAGGGTGCCTCCAGTAGGGTTGTCACCTATCCCCTGGCTCATCGTGGAAATCGCGATGCGGATGGGATTCCTGGGATATTGCTAGCGCCATCCCGGCCCTTGAAGCTCCTTTGTGATCTGACAAGTTACCACAATAGAGGTAAAAGGTGTACGAATAAACATCATTCAGAAGATGGTCACCAGGCCATCGAAGTGGAAAATCTAGGCTGCAAACCTTCGACCCTCCATGTTCCTCGTCGACATTCCAGTCCTGGCTTCACGAACATTTTGTCTCGCAGATTTTCTACAACATTCGGCCATCCTACCGTAATTCACCGTTCAGATCTGCGCAGACGGCCCAGTATCCACAGCTTTTCTTTTACGCCTCCTGCATCCAATACACCTGACCTGCAAAGGTTAGGGGATAACGCCCAAGATGACACAGACTCTTCCTCAGTGCATAGCACCTCGTCTCCTCGAACACAGTCGACCAACCCTACTTCTGACGGTGCGCCGGTGACGCCCTTGCCAAAGATGTTAGATAAAGCTAGCCAGAAGAACGGAGAATACTTTTCAGGTTCCGACACATCTGAGAACAAAATCAACCAACTCAATAAAATATCCCCATCTATTGTTACTGTTGAGGCTGCTGCTTCCGCGAAAATCTTTTTCGAGACTTACTTCAACGAATTGTTCTCCGTGGAGTCTCCACGCTCCGAGCGTCAGCGCGAACTAGAAGAACGACTGTATCTGTTAAACCTGCCGATAGAAGAGCATGTTAGAGCAAAACAGGCGTGGTACCGGCAGGAAAGCGACCATCTCCGACAGGATCGCCTCCTGAAAAGTCGGTCAAATTGCCCGAAAGCTAGGGAGAGTATCTCTGTGGCTGGATACGAATGTATCAAAGTTCTTGGAAAGGGCAGCTTTGGAGTCGTTCGCCTTGTGAGGGAGAAGCACACAGGAGATATCGTCGAGACCCCGAAACCAGAGTCTTATGCGACTCAAAGCCATAGAAGGCCCAGTACCTTTGATGCTCTAAAATCAGCAGTCGATGGGGCTAGAAGCTCTCGTCGTAAGGATCTGGACAGATCAAAAAAGGATGTTTTCGCAATGAAGGTCATTCGGAAGTCTGATATGATACGAAATTGTCAGGAAGGGCATTTACGGGCAGAGAGAGATTTTCTTGTCGCTTCAACAAAATCCCGATGGATAGTCCCGCTGGTCGCTAGCTTTCAAGATACGCATAGTCTCTATCTTGTCATGGACTACATGGTTGGCGGGGACTTTCTTAGTTTGCTAATAAGGAAGAACATTTTGAGCGAGGACGTTACCAGATGGTACATTGCTGAGATGATTCTTTGCGTGGAAGAGACTCATCGCCTCCGGTGGATTCATCGAGATGTCAAGCCTGATAACTTCCTTATCTCAGCTTCTGGGCACCTAAAAATATCCGATTTTGGCCTTGCCTTTGACGGACATTGGTCTCATGATCAAGCATACTACACGAATCAAAGGCAATCATTGATGTCGAAGCTGGGAATACAGGTCGAAGGAGACGACAAGGACCGCAAAGCAGCTCAAGAGGTCGCTCATAGTGCTGGTACCGAGTTACCAAGGCGAGAGTCCGGTAAAAATCACGATCGACTACCCTCAATTCCCAGCCCTGGACCAAATGATGATATTCTCTGCTGGCGAAATCGGAAGCAAAGGAAGAAACTTGCAAGGAGTGTTGTAGGCACCAGCCAGTACATGGCACCAGAAGTTATTAGGGGTGAGTTTTACGAC
This window harbors:
- the REV1 gene encoding deoxycytidyl transferase (EggNog:ENOG410PGCN~COG:L~BUSCO:865at33183) → MGSRLESGSNAVRKRIENHVFEDEEGEEYGASSFGGFGEYFRRKKLKLQNLDAEIRSSSPNNPPIFQGVVAHVNGYTQPSLNDLHRLIVSHGGAFLQYLDSKTAATHIIASSLTPKKREEFRKYRVVKPAWVLESINAGRLLPWNSFRVVDEGASQKVLKFSDNGQIVSQTRTQSSSYRDQTESSWYTARLAPRYPDAKGFENSTIPTPSPKTVGDVGDSVFRTKASTNIAQQGQGFDDSIPVENRTTSDDAEVAVHLEDTDEPRQEPLEKTKDNMTPEEYNAQLLSNPHMRDSSGVNPDFIRQYYRESRLHHLSTWKAELKAKLQEATLAKVSSLRTPKKHVQGSRRYVLHVDFDSFFAAVSIRKHPELADKPVAIAHGTGAGSEIASCNYPARAFGIQNGMWMQGALQMCPDLKVLPYDFAAYEDASRKFYEAILDIDGIVQSVSIDEALVDITKLCLEAGGSGGKGISEGSIWKEQAKADEIAQTLRDSVKQKTGCDVSVGIGGNILQAKLALREAKPAGQFQLKPEAVLEFIGELTVQQLPGVACSLGAKLEELGVKFVKDIRELSRERLTSSLGPKTGAKLWDYARGIDNADVGDVAPRKSVSAEINWGIRFVTQAQVEEFVQSLCDELHRRLMENGVKGKQLTMRIMRRALDAPLGPPKHLGHGKCDMFNKSVLLGVATNSSEVLGKEAVSILRSFNFSPGNLRGLGVQMTKLESIKHDPSGGIHSSQRQLNFAPCSPQKRRPSQDLDEIPIPSKTESYVSVQTAPELNDGSQRPMNITGTQFIMPSQANSQVLSELPGDIRSKFVSMSKQQQTPITLAKRPLKPQAPFALPPQSQVDPETLDALPEDLRAEILAYYQQSLPSLPCDASPEANSNIRPKTKLTPTKPRAGRTRGRQVASKSNAKSTLTQSSFIVSRPSSSTAPADENPSTSSVVEECADDISEEFLLALPEDIRREVIEEHKRSRLQKRSGLNLPTVRKPLSKPTDRPPEQKLLEFAPRPPKPTFTSKKLSSLPELREALSEWYELFKREGPFEEDVDALTKYLKRVILEERDVSKAVAVAQWLAWLLDSAGDDEKDKNEVVDFGSVDQHQSLEAWKTALQKVRRDVNDAVRERGLPPVEFM
- a CDS encoding uncharacterized protein (EggNog:ENOG410Q0UW) yields the protein MENLPEKPSLLRLPYSVRREIYSLLGVVGVDTRLMALGHKVHRPWAGQWCSLNRSFCVARFRCAGYCYHMQNQLFYVSRDVSADALHAFYSENKFAVSSEKPLVFKVVGGNALSALRRLTLQLNLRPTRCPCGRTCDDAPLNRMFDEKMPLQELAPCLNLVVQEWRDTLYHLGAHIAAGKLNLQINFAPQCFYPAVVLQSLRLSLAPLLEFPRLKNCLISLPNADRRLQPWVKRLVLMTTGQLDDIDPPFPFAKLPPELQLKVLEHAGLISDTTLVVSSNGFIPRLCWGGACFSRDDFFSCCSLTSSYYVNCDPCWVLPKELFDVNRRIRALSRYIFVSQNRFIISPLIVPELKPGWSPMCLSIDDLPHLRFLTLEFTGIDGNTHLPGQPNTLAWERFVDSAVNKLTLPALTLMVRMFHEDLDYLPNGVIYDDDAQMVAAYKAACQRIFDPLAHALKGQEHGLKRLFVAISSPIENLKVSGVRDYERVLERSVMGVDYDSHALGWDVLRRRCSAKYANFAGCNSDSVNNEVWGIHYFLVQIESGHIFTKE
- a CDS encoding uncharacterized protein (EggNog:ENOG410PNEI~COG:S); its protein translation is MDNISGTGNPSDKLPVHYAIILYPGFQALDAFGPLDVLNVLGRDKPIKLSIIGPSLDPVSINALPRQGLIFNPAFFQSVVPTHTYANPPENIDVLIIPGGTGNRDPRVLEPVSKLTRDLYPGLQYLFTICTGSKIPAHAGILEGRKATSNKIAFGEVAAAYPKVNWVERARWVVDGNIWTTSGISAGIDGMLAFVEHLYGKEKVDVLSHYLEYVRNEDPSVDPFCSEETK